Proteins encoded by one window of Winogradskyella sp. PG-2:
- a CDS encoding flavodoxin family protein, with product MSNTVIVQASSRSVGDTSKIVSYIESKYGFDVIDLHKKEISHYDYEFKNVDDDFLPTITKIIKTYDIIIFATPVYWYNMSGILKVFFDRISDLLVNHKSLGRQLRGKQMAMISCSNAGDLKDGFDMPFRESADYLGMTYLGSTHSWIEKKAINPEAKLRINNFFNNLSITKSK from the coding sequence ATGAGTAATACAGTAATTGTACAAGCAAGTTCTAGAAGTGTTGGAGACACAAGTAAAATTGTAAGCTATATAGAGTCAAAATATGGATTTGATGTCATTGATTTACATAAAAAAGAAATTAGTCATTACGATTACGAATTTAAAAATGTTGATGATGACTTCTTACCTACAATTACAAAAATCATAAAAACATATGACATCATTATTTTTGCAACGCCAGTATATTGGTATAACATGAGTGGGATTTTAAAAGTGTTTTTTGATAGAATTTCTGACCTTTTAGTTAATCACAAATCATTAGGAAGACAACTAAGAGGCAAGCAAATGGCAATGATAAGTTGTAGCAATGCGGGTGATTTAAAGGATGGATTTGATATGCCTTTTAGAGAATCAGCTGATTATCTTGGTATGACTTATCTAGGAAGTACGCATTCATGGATAGAAAAAAAAGCTATTAATCCAGAAGCTAAACTTCGGATTAATAACTTTTTTAATAATTTATCTATTACAAAAAGTAAGTAG
- a CDS encoding sigma-54-dependent transcriptional regulator produces MSKILIIEDEAAIRRVLVKILSEESDAYQVEEAEDGLAGIEKIKKEDYDLVLCDIKMPKMDGVEVLEAVKKIKPETPMVMISGHGDLDTAINTMRLGAFDYISKPPDLNRLLNTVRIALDRKELVVENKMLKKKVSKNYEMIGESDGIARIKDMIDKVAPTDARVLVTGPNGTGKELVAHWLHQKSERSKGPMIEVNCAAIPSELIESELFGHVKGAFTSAAKDRAGKFEAANGGTIFLDEIGDMSLSAQAKVLRALQESRIQRVGSDKDIKVNVRVVAATNKNLKKEIEDGKFREDLYHRLAVILIEVPALNDRREDIPLLINYFTDKISKEQGNAKKSFSDKAIKLLQNYDWTGNIRELRNVVERLIILGGKEVSESDVKAFASK; encoded by the coding sequence ATGTCAAAAATATTAATAATTGAAGATGAAGCGGCTATCCGCAGAGTATTAGTAAAAATCCTTTCGGAAGAAAGTGATGCTTATCAGGTTGAAGAGGCAGAAGATGGCTTAGCTGGAATTGAAAAAATAAAAAAAGAGGACTACGATTTAGTATTGTGTGATATTAAAATGCCAAAAATGGATGGTGTTGAGGTGCTCGAAGCCGTTAAAAAAATAAAGCCAGAAACACCTATGGTAATGATTTCTGGTCATGGAGATTTAGATACTGCAATAAATACAATGCGTTTAGGTGCTTTCGACTACATTTCTAAACCACCAGATTTGAATCGATTATTAAATACTGTTCGTATAGCTTTAGACAGAAAAGAACTCGTAGTTGAGAACAAAATGCTAAAAAAGAAGGTTAGCAAGAACTACGAAATGATTGGTGAAAGTGATGGTATTGCCCGTATTAAGGATATGATAGATAAAGTGGCACCAACCGATGCACGTGTTTTAGTTACTGGTCCAAATGGAACTGGTAAAGAGTTAGTTGCACATTGGTTACACCAAAAAAGTGAACGTTCTAAAGGCCCAATGATAGAAGTTAATTGTGCTGCAATTCCGAGTGAATTAATAGAAAGCGAATTGTTTGGTCATGTTAAAGGGGCTTTTACATCAGCAGCAAAAGATAGAGCAGGTAAGTTTGAAGCTGCAAATGGAGGCACTATTTTTTTAGATGAAATAGGTGATATGAGCTTATCAGCTCAGGCTAAAGTGCTACGTGCTTTGCAAGAAAGTAGAATTCAACGTGTAGGAAGCGATAAAGATATTAAAGTCAATGTACGTGTTGTTGCTGCAACAAATAAAAACTTAAAAAAGGAGATTGAGGACGGGAAATTTAGAGAAGATTTATATCACAGATTAGCTGTGATATTAATTGAAGTACCTGCATTAAATGATAGAAGAGAAGATATTCCTTTATTGATAAATTATTTTACAGATAAGATTTCTAAAGAGCAAGGCAACGCAAAAAAGTCCTTTTCGGATAAGGCGATTAAGTTGCTGCAAAATTATGATTGGACAGGTAACATTCGAGAATTACGAAATGTAGTAGAGCGTTTAATTATACTTGGTGGAAAAGAAGTTAGTGAAAGTGATGTCAAAGCTTTTGCTAGTAAATAA
- a CDS encoding DUF6268 family outer membrane beta-barrel protein: MIKRFSNCNILLVWILVCSFHFAEAQLTDLARLEYSFIPNRNSEDNYTRLRASVNYPIKIKDKDYLIVGAEYNRIILNLEDDYQFDQNNLNRLNIIDLNLGYTFKANENWRLGLKVNPRIASTLTSTITSDDIFLNGGIFAVKDRTDAKDIEKPYRFIFGLTYNTTAGVPFPLPFVSYYRRVNDKWSFSVGVPKSNLKYFFNEHNMLQVFAGLDGYFANIQKPMLINERTVNNISLSIVLGGLGYEYCFTKHLVAYSYIGYTFRLNNVLRNENRDEVFKLNELNAFYFRSGIKFKI, translated from the coding sequence ATGATTAAACGCTTCTCAAATTGTAATATATTGCTAGTGTGGATATTAGTATGTAGTTTTCATTTTGCAGAAGCGCAACTTACTGATTTAGCTCGTTTAGAGTATTCATTTATACCTAACAGAAACTCTGAAGACAATTATACAAGATTAAGAGCATCGGTCAATTATCCTATTAAGATTAAGGATAAAGATTACTTAATCGTTGGAGCAGAATACAATAGAATAATACTGAATTTAGAAGATGACTATCAGTTTGATCAAAATAATTTGAATCGGTTAAATATTATTGATTTAAATTTAGGGTATACCTTTAAGGCTAACGAGAATTGGCGTTTAGGATTAAAAGTAAATCCAAGAATAGCTTCTACTTTGACAAGTACGATTACTTCAGATGATATATTTTTAAATGGAGGTATTTTTGCTGTTAAAGATAGAACCGATGCTAAAGATATTGAGAAACCATATCGTTTCATTTTTGGTCTAACATACAATACAACTGCAGGAGTTCCATTTCCACTTCCGTTTGTAAGTTATTATAGACGTGTTAATGACAAATGGTCGTTTAGTGTAGGAGTACCAAAATCTAATTTAAAATACTTTTTTAACGAACATAATATGTTACAAGTATTTGCTGGTCTTGATGGTTATTTTGCGAATATTCAAAAACCGATGCTTATTAATGAGCGAACTGTGAATAATATTTCACTTTCTATTGTTTTAGGTGGACTTGGGTATGAATATTGTTTTACAAAACATTTAGTAGCTTATTCTTATATTGGGTATACTTTTAGACTGAATAATGTGCTGAGAAATGAAAATAGAGATGAAGTATTTAAATTAAATGAATTAAATGCTTTTTATTTTAGAAGCGGAATAAAATTTAAAATATAA